In a genomic window of Methylovirgula sp. 4M-Z18:
- a CDS encoding riboflavin synthase, which produces MFTGLVSDLGEVVSVETLGDLKRIRIACQYEAHTIALGASIACSGPCLTAVEIGTSGNRTFFDVDAAAETLARTTVGAWRPGRRINLERSLKIGDELGGHLVSGHVDGVAEIVSRRDFDGMAHFEIRAPKELAKFIAEKGSVALDGTSLTVNGVENDVFTVLIIPHTLAVTTWGGYKTGDKLNIEVDQMARYAARLIEAKES; this is translated from the coding sequence ATGTTTACTGGACTTGTTTCGGACCTGGGTGAAGTTGTCTCGGTCGAGACTTTGGGGGACTTGAAACGGATTCGTATCGCCTGCCAGTATGAGGCGCATACGATCGCTCTTGGCGCCTCGATCGCCTGTTCCGGCCCCTGTCTGACCGCGGTCGAGATCGGCACGTCAGGCAACCGCACCTTCTTTGATGTCGATGCCGCGGCGGAAACCTTGGCGCGCACCACGGTTGGCGCATGGAGGCCGGGCCGGCGGATCAATCTGGAACGCTCGTTGAAGATCGGCGACGAACTCGGCGGTCATCTTGTCTCCGGCCACGTGGACGGGGTCGCTGAAATCGTCAGCCGCCGCGACTTCGACGGCATGGCGCATTTCGAGATCCGCGCTCCGAAGGAGCTGGCAAAATTCATCGCCGAGAAGGGCTCGGTGGCACTCGATGGCACCTCGCTGACCGTCAACGGCGTCGAGAACGACGTTTTTACGGTGCTCATCATCCCGCATACTTTGGCGGTCACGACATGGGGTGGCTATAAGACCGGCGACAAGCTCAACATCGAAGTCGATCAGATGGCACGCTATGCCGCGCGGCTGATCGAGGCGAAAGAGAGCTGA
- the glyA gene encoding serine hydroxymethyltransferase, translating into MTSQRSLSNSFFGATLAEADPEIARAINLELGRQRDEIELIASENIVSRAVLEAQGSVMTNKYAEGYPGRRYYGGCQFVDIAENLAIERVTRLFDCKFANVQPNSGSQANQAVFMALMQPGDTFLGLDLAAGGHLTHGSPVNMSGKWFKAVSYTVKQSDQTVDMDMVERLAHEHKPKVIVAGGSAYSRHWDFAKFRQIADAVGAYFFVDMAHFAGLVAGGSHPSPFPHAHVASSTTHKTLRGPRGGIILTNDEALAKKINSAVFPGLQGGPLMHVIAAKAVAFGEALTEDFKAYAHQVVANAKILAETLKAGGLDIVSGGTDNHLMLVDMRPKKLTGKAAEATLGRAHITCNKNGVPFDPEKPTITSGIRVGSPAATSRGFGTAEFKEVADLIVETLDGLAKNGEDNTKVEESVKARVHALTKRFPIYA; encoded by the coding sequence ATGACGTCGCAACGCTCTCTTTCCAATTCGTTCTTTGGCGCCACTCTGGCAGAGGCCGATCCGGAGATCGCCCGGGCGATCAATCTCGAATTGGGCCGTCAACGCGACGAAATCGAATTGATCGCGTCGGAGAATATCGTTTCCAGGGCGGTGCTCGAGGCTCAAGGCTCGGTCATGACCAACAAATATGCGGAGGGCTATCCTGGCCGCCGCTATTATGGCGGTTGCCAATTTGTTGATATTGCTGAGAATCTGGCAATCGAGCGCGTCACGCGTTTGTTCGACTGCAAGTTCGCCAATGTGCAGCCGAATTCCGGCAGCCAGGCCAACCAGGCCGTGTTCATGGCGCTCATGCAGCCCGGCGACACGTTCCTGGGCCTCGACCTTGCGGCTGGCGGCCATCTCACCCACGGCTCGCCGGTCAATATGTCAGGTAAATGGTTCAAGGCGGTCAGCTACACGGTCAAGCAATCGGATCAGACCGTCGACATGGACATGGTCGAGCGTCTTGCCCATGAGCACAAGCCGAAGGTGATCGTCGCCGGGGGCTCCGCCTATTCGCGCCACTGGGATTTTGCGAAGTTCCGCCAGATCGCCGATGCGGTCGGCGCCTATTTCTTCGTCGACATGGCGCATTTTGCCGGCCTGGTCGCGGGCGGTTCGCATCCCTCGCCGTTCCCGCATGCCCACGTCGCGAGTTCGACCACCCACAAGACCCTGCGCGGCCCGCGCGGTGGCATCATCCTCACCAATGACGAAGCGCTCGCCAAGAAGATCAATTCGGCCGTTTTCCCCGGCCTGCAGGGCGGCCCGCTGATGCATGTGATTGCTGCCAAGGCGGTCGCGTTCGGCGAAGCCTTGACCGAGGATTTCAAGGCTTACGCCCATCAGGTGGTGGCGAATGCCAAGATCCTGGCCGAGACGCTCAAGGCCGGCGGGCTCGATATCGTCTCGGGCGGCACCGACAATCATCTGATGCTGGTCGATATGCGTCCGAAGAAGCTGACCGGCAAGGCGGCGGAAGCGACCCTCGGCCGCGCCCATATCACCTGCAACAAGAACGGCGTGCCGTTCGATCCGGAAAAGCCGACCATCACCTCCGGCATCCGCGTCGGCTCGCCGGCGGCGACGTCGCGTGGGTTCGGCACGGCGGAGTTCAAGGAAGTGGCCGATTTGATCGTCGAAACGCTGGACGGCCTTGCCAAGAACGGCGAGGACAATACAAAGGTTGAGGAAAGCGTGAAGGCACGGGTGCATGCACTGACCAAGCGCTTCCCGATCTATGCCTAA
- a CDS encoding outer membrane protein assembly factor BamE, with protein MRQADGMKVKGKATRRRMLVALGLTGVLAASLTGCLHYDGDYPRGYIQDERQISQVKPGQTKQQVLALLGDPSTTSTVGGDAWYYVSQDIHQPFAFSAPTITDQRVLAVYFTPKTGKLERIANYGLQDGVVFDFISRTTPTSGGDQSFIKNMLGSFLKWS; from the coding sequence ATGCGGCAAGCGGATGGAATGAAGGTCAAGGGCAAGGCCACCAGGCGGAGGATGTTGGTCGCGTTGGGTCTGACCGGCGTCCTGGCCGCATCGCTCACCGGCTGCCTGCACTACGATGGCGACTATCCGCGCGGCTACATTCAGGACGAGCGCCAGATCTCGCAGGTGAAGCCCGGCCAGACCAAGCAGCAGGTGCTCGCGCTTCTTGGCGATCCCTCTACGACGTCCACGGTCGGCGGCGACGCGTGGTATTATGTCAGCCAGGACATCCACCAGCCATTCGCGTTCTCGGCCCCGACGATCACCGATCAGCGCGTCCTTGCGGTCTATTTCACGCCCAAGACCGGGAAGCTGGAGCGGATCGCTAATTACGGTCTGCAGGACGGCGTGGTCTTCGATTTCATCAGCCGCACCACCCCGACGTCGGGCGGCGACCAGAGCTTCATCAAAAATATGCTCGGCAGCTTCCTGAAGTGGAGCTAA
- the nusB gene encoding transcription antitermination factor NusB — translation MSALNRSAARLAAVQALYQMDVTGKDINESLAEFETHWIAAEIEGEQYHQAELALFRDVVRGVLDLQRPIDRMIDDTLENGWPLRRIEAVLRAAFRAATYELMKRSDIPARVVIKEYVDVAAAFFEREEAGMANAVLDLIARQLRSGEFDQDIARRG, via the coding sequence ATGAGCGCGTTGAACCGGTCTGCCGCGCGCCTCGCCGCTGTCCAGGCGCTGTACCAGATGGACGTCACCGGCAAGGACATCAACGAAAGCCTTGCCGAATTCGAAACCCATTGGATTGCCGCCGAAATCGAGGGCGAACAATATCACCAGGCGGAACTCGCGCTGTTTCGCGACGTGGTGCGCGGTGTTCTCGATTTGCAGCGGCCGATCGACCGGATGATCGACGACACGCTGGAGAACGGCTGGCCACTGAGACGGATCGAAGCCGTGTTGCGTGCCGCCTTCCGCGCGGCGACCTATGAATTGATGAAGCGGAGCGACATTCCGGCGCGCGTGGTGATCAAGGAATATGTCGACGTTGCCGCGGCCTTCTTCGAACGCGAAGAGGCGGGCATGGCCAATGCGGTGCTCGATCTGATCGCGCGGCAATTGCGCAGCGGCGAGTTCGACCAGGATATCGCGCGGCGCGGGTGA
- the nrdR gene encoding transcriptional regulator NrdR: MRCPYCGSLDTQVKDSRPAEDSASIRRRRVCPDCGGRFTTFERVQLRELHVMKKSGRRVPFDRDKLQRSVQIALRKRPVEPERIERLVSGIVRQLESMGEADVTSDQIGELVMEALKGVDHVAYVRFASVYRDFGDMQDFGAFIGELSREPSEGAV, translated from the coding sequence ATGCGATGCCCTTATTGCGGCAGCCTTGATACCCAGGTGAAGGATTCGCGGCCGGCGGAAGATTCGGCCTCGATCCGCCGCCGCCGCGTCTGCCCGGACTGCGGCGGCCGGTTCACCACCTTTGAGCGCGTGCAATTGCGCGAGCTCCATGTGATGAAAAAGTCGGGCCGCCGCGTGCCGTTCGACCGCGATAAACTGCAACGCTCCGTGCAGATCGCCTTGCGCAAGCGCCCCGTCGAGCCCGAGCGGATCGAACGGTTGGTCAGCGGCATCGTGCGGCAATTGGAGAGCATGGGCGAGGCCGACGTCACCTCGGACCAAATCGGCGAACTGGTGATGGAGGCGCTCAAGGGGGTCGACCACGTCGCCTATGTGCGCTTTGCCTCGGTCTATCGGGATTTCGGCGACATGCAGGATTTCGGGGCATTCATCGGCGAATTGTCCCGCGAGCCGTCCGAGGGGGCGGTGTGA
- a CDS encoding sodium-translocating pyrophosphatase has translation MNPLWLIILGGLLSIVYGVVTIMQVMAADAGSKRMQEISGAVAEGAQAYLKRQYTTIGMVGVVIFVGLGLLLGWKVGIGFLVGAILSGMAGFIGMNVSVRANVRTAQAAAQSLASGLDIAFKSGAVTGMLVAGLALLGVSVYYAYLTEVLGLATGDREVIDSLVALGFGASLISIFARLGGGIFTKGADVGADLVGKVEAGIPEDDPRNPATIADNVGDNVGDCAGMAADLFETYAVTVVATMVLASIFFAGQPGLTNAMLYPLAICATCIVTSIIGTYFVKLGSNGSIMGALYKGLIATGVLSVAGLALATTLIGWGEVGTANGVAIHGTSLFVCGLVGLLVTGLIVWITEYYTGTGKRPVVSIAQASVTGHGTNVIQGLAMSLEATALPALVIVGGIIATYQLAGLFGTAVAVTTMLGLAGMIVALDAFGPVTDNAGGIAEMAGLPKEVRQSTDALDAVGNTTKAVTKGYAIGSAGLGALVLFAAYTNDLTAFSKAGAPYFKDIGTVSFDLSNPYVVAGLIFGGLIPYLFGGIAMTAVGRAAGSVVEEVRRQFREKPGIMAGTDRPDYGRAVDMLTKAAIKEMIVPSLLPVLAPFVAYFGVLLISGSKANAFAALGASLLGVIVNGLFVAISMTSGGGAWDNAKKSFEDGFVDKDGVKHFKGSEAHKASVTGDTVGDPYKDTAGPAVNPAIKITNIVALLLLAILAHS, from the coding sequence ATGAATCCACTTTGGCTGATTATTTTGGGTGGGCTTTTGTCCATCGTGTACGGTGTCGTCACCATCATGCAGGTGATGGCAGCCGACGCCGGGTCCAAACGCATGCAGGAAATTTCCGGCGCGGTGGCGGAAGGGGCGCAGGCCTATCTCAAGCGGCAATATACGACCATCGGCATGGTCGGCGTAGTGATTTTCGTCGGTCTTGGCCTTTTGCTGGGGTGGAAAGTCGGGATCGGATTCCTGGTCGGCGCCATTCTTTCGGGCATGGCGGGCTTCATTGGCATGAACGTGTCGGTGCGCGCCAATGTGCGTACCGCGCAAGCGGCGGCACAGTCGCTGGCAAGCGGTCTCGATATCGCCTTCAAATCCGGCGCGGTGACCGGCATGCTGGTGGCCGGCCTCGCGCTGCTAGGTGTCTCGGTCTATTACGCCTATCTCACCGAAGTCCTCGGCCTTGCGACCGGTGATCGCGAAGTTATCGATTCGTTGGTCGCGCTCGGATTCGGGGCATCTCTGATCTCGATCTTCGCGCGTCTCGGTGGCGGCATCTTCACCAAGGGCGCCGACGTCGGCGCCGACCTCGTCGGCAAGGTGGAAGCTGGCATCCCCGAGGACGACCCACGCAATCCGGCGACGATCGCGGACAATGTCGGCGACAACGTCGGCGATTGCGCGGGCATGGCGGCGGACCTGTTCGAGACCTATGCGGTGACGGTGGTCGCCACCATGGTCCTGGCCTCTATCTTTTTTGCCGGCCAGCCGGGGCTGACGAATGCCATGCTCTATCCGTTGGCGATTTGCGCGACCTGCATCGTGACCTCGATTATCGGCACCTATTTCGTGAAACTGGGCAGCAACGGCTCGATCATGGGCGCGCTCTATAAGGGCCTGATCGCGACGGGCGTCCTGTCGGTCGCAGGTTTAGCGCTGGCGACCACCCTGATCGGCTGGGGCGAGGTCGGTACCGCCAATGGTGTGGCGATCCACGGTACGAGCCTGTTCGTCTGTGGCTTGGTCGGTCTCCTGGTGACCGGTCTGATCGTCTGGATCACCGAATATTATACCGGCACCGGCAAACGCCCGGTCGTGTCGATCGCCCAGGCGTCGGTGACCGGACACGGCACCAACGTCATCCAGGGCCTCGCGATGTCGCTGGAAGCGACCGCTCTGCCGGCGCTGGTCATTGTGGGCGGCATCATTGCGACCTATCAGCTTGCCGGCCTGTTCGGCACGGCGGTCGCGGTAACGACCATGCTTGGCCTTGCCGGCATGATCGTCGCACTCGATGCCTTCGGCCCGGTCACGGACAATGCTGGCGGCATTGCCGAAATGGCCGGTCTGCCTAAGGAAGTGCGCCAATCGACCGATGCGCTCGACGCTGTCGGCAACACGACCAAGGCCGTGACCAAGGGTTATGCCATCGGCTCGGCTGGCCTCGGCGCCTTGGTGCTGTTTGCCGCCTATACCAATGATTTGACCGCCTTCAGCAAGGCCGGCGCCCCCTATTTCAAGGACATTGGCACCGTATCCTTTGATCTGTCCAATCCCTACGTCGTGGCTGGTCTGATCTTCGGCGGACTCATTCCCTATCTCTTCGGCGGCATTGCCATGACGGCAGTCGGGCGCGCGGCCGGATCGGTGGTGGAGGAAGTGCGCCGCCAGTTCCGCGAAAAGCCCGGCATCATGGCCGGCACCGACCGTCCGGATTACGGCCGTGCGGTCGACATGCTGACCAAGGCGGCGATCAAGGAAATGATCGTCCCGTCGCTGCTGCCGGTGCTGGCGCCGTTCGTCGCCTATTTTGGCGTGCTGCTGATCTCAGGTTCGAAAGCCAATGCCTTTGCCGCGCTCGGCGCCTCGCTGCTCGGCGTGATCGTCAACGGCCTCTTTGTCGCGATCTCCATGACCTCCGGCGGCGGTGCATGGGACAATGCCAAGAAGAGCTTCGAGGACGGGTTCGTCGATAAGGACGGGGTCAAACATTTCAAGGGATCGGAAGCGCACAAGGCCTCCGTGACCGGCGATACTGTCGGCGACCCCTATAAGGATACAGCGGGCCCTGCGGTGAATCCGGCGATCAAAATCACCAACATCGTCGCGTTGCTGCTGTTGGCGATCCTCGCCCATTCGTAG
- the ribH gene encoding 6,7-dimethyl-8-ribityllumazine synthase, which yields MAEPQRVQTPVEPLPGVRILIVEARFYDALGEALLTGARQAIEAAQGTADVLTVPGALEIPSTVAIALDAAEQRGKPYDGVVVLGCIVRGETYHFEIVANESSRGVMGLSIARRIPIGNGILTVENDEQAWARADVKRGDKGGDAARAALAVLRIKRKLGAHA from the coding sequence ATGGCTGAACCGCAACGTGTCCAAACGCCGGTCGAACCCCTTCCGGGCGTCCGCATCCTCATTGTCGAAGCTCGTTTCTATGATGCGCTCGGCGAGGCGCTCCTGACCGGCGCCCGCCAGGCGATCGAGGCGGCGCAAGGAACCGCGGACGTGCTGACCGTACCGGGCGCCCTCGAAATTCCCTCCACCGTCGCCATCGCGCTCGATGCGGCGGAGCAACGCGGCAAACCTTACGATGGCGTCGTCGTTCTGGGCTGCATCGTTCGCGGCGAGACCTATCATTTTGAAATCGTTGCGAATGAGAGCTCGCGCGGGGTGATGGGCTTGAGCATCGCGCGCCGCATCCCGATCGGAAACGGCATTCTCACCGTCGAGAACGATGAACAGGCCTGGGCCCGCGCCGACGTCAAGAGAGGCGATAAGGGCGGCGATGCGGCACGGGCGGCGCTTGCAGTCCTGCGCATCAAGCGCAAATTGGGCGCACACGCATGA
- the thiL gene encoding thiamine-phosphate kinase produces MSLSEDDLIAKYFAPIAGPGSLDLRDDAALLKPPAGHDVILTTDALVAGVHFFADDPPEKIARKALRVNLSDLAAKAGEPTGFLLTLALPPDWTEEWLAGFARGLAEDSADFKFPLLGGDTVRTPGPLTISVTALGYALRGWIVPRTGAKPGDKIYVTGTIGDAALGVRVRQKAEADRAWIDALPLEFCAHLLDRYLLPQPRVGLRKVLRAEAHGGMDVSDGLIGDVTKMMKASGTGGRIELARIPLSPAVRAAIASDGDLFEAVITGGDDYEVLAAVAPTRAAAFESSARAAGIAVTQIGEVLEAGAVTCVESNGRVRVFAQKSFSHF; encoded by the coding sequence GTGTCGCTGAGTGAAGATGATCTGATTGCCAAATATTTTGCCCCGATCGCCGGACCGGGTTCGCTCGATCTGCGCGACGATGCGGCGCTGCTGAAACCGCCGGCGGGGCACGACGTGATCCTGACCACCGATGCGCTCGTGGCCGGGGTGCATTTTTTTGCCGACGACCCGCCAGAGAAGATTGCGCGCAAGGCGCTGCGGGTGAATCTGTCCGACTTGGCCGCAAAGGCGGGAGAGCCGACAGGCTTTTTGCTCACCCTTGCCTTGCCGCCCGATTGGACCGAGGAGTGGCTCGCGGGTTTCGCCAGGGGCCTTGCCGAAGATAGCGCGGATTTCAAATTTCCGCTGCTCGGCGGCGACACGGTGCGCACGCCCGGCCCCCTCACCATTTCGGTCACGGCCCTGGGCTATGCGCTGCGGGGCTGGATCGTGCCGCGCACCGGCGCCAAGCCTGGCGACAAGATCTATGTCACCGGCACGATCGGCGATGCGGCGCTGGGCGTGCGCGTGCGGCAAAAGGCCGAAGCGGACCGGGCCTGGATCGATGCTTTGCCGCTGGAATTCTGTGCGCATCTTCTCGACCGCTATTTGCTGCCGCAACCGCGGGTCGGGCTGCGCAAGGTTTTGCGCGCCGAGGCACATGGCGGCATGGATGTCTCGGATGGCCTGATCGGCGATGTCACCAAAATGATGAAAGCCTCAGGTACCGGCGGACGGATCGAGCTCGCGCGAATCCCACTCTCGCCAGCGGTTCGTGCCGCCATTGCTTCAGACGGTGATTTGTTCGAGGCGGTGATCACGGGCGGCGATGACTATGAGGTGTTGGCCGCCGTCGCGCCGACCCGCGCAGCCGCATTCGAAAGCAGTGCCCGCGCGGCGGGGATCGCCGTGACGCAAATCGGCGAGGTGCTGGAGGCGGGGGCTGTCACCTGCGTCGAGTCGAACGGCCGCGTGAGGGTGTTTGCGCAGAAATCATTCAGCCATTTCTGA
- the ade gene encoding adenine deaminase: MQQFLKSAIAQGRGTEAADLVLKGGRIFDLVTGDMLEGDIAICGDRIVGTCATYTGKNEIDVSGCTIVPGFIDTHLHVESSLVTPFEFDRCILPRGITTAICDPHEIANVLGADGIKYFLDASLRTVIDLYVQLSSCVPATHLETSGAVLEIADLLPFAQHPKVIGLAEFMNFPGVLFADPKVLAKLAAFQGGHIDGHAPLVRGKDLNGYLAAGIRTDHETTTADEALEKLRKGMHILIREGSVSKDLHALLPILTERNSPYLCLCTDDRNPLDIAEEGHIDHMIREAIARGAPPLAAYRAASVSAARAFGLKDRGLVAPGYRADLVILDHLETCKVRNVLSRGRLVDDALFAAREIIPPVGRDSVKARRVTAADFAARGRGAETPVIGVVPGKIITEHLTMNLPIVDGMRQVDLDQDAVKVAVVARHGKNDNIGIGFVHGFGMKRGAIASSVGHDSHNICVVGADEADMAVAVNRLVEIEGGFAVADGGKVTAELALPVAGLMSLEPFEAVHDKLVHLRAAAKALGVVLPEPFLQVAFLPLPVIPHLKISDMGMVDVDKFALLED, from the coding sequence ATGCAGCAATTCCTCAAATCCGCCATCGCCCAGGGGCGCGGCACTGAAGCAGCCGATCTTGTGTTGAAGGGCGGCAGGATTTTCGATCTCGTCACCGGTGATATGCTCGAAGGCGATATCGCCATCTGCGGCGACCGCATCGTCGGCACCTGTGCGACCTACACCGGAAAAAACGAGATCGACGTGTCCGGCTGTACGATCGTACCGGGATTCATCGATACGCATCTGCATGTGGAATCGTCGCTCGTCACGCCGTTCGAATTCGACCGCTGCATCCTGCCGCGCGGCATCACGACGGCGATTTGCGATCCGCATGAAATCGCCAACGTGCTGGGCGCCGACGGTATCAAATATTTTCTCGACGCCTCGTTGCGCACCGTGATCGATCTTTACGTGCAGCTTTCGAGCTGCGTGCCGGCGACGCATCTGGAGACATCGGGCGCTGTGCTCGAAATCGCCGATCTGTTGCCCTTCGCCCAGCATCCGAAAGTCATCGGCCTCGCCGAATTCATGAATTTTCCCGGCGTGCTTTTCGCCGATCCGAAGGTGCTCGCCAAACTCGCGGCGTTTCAGGGCGGCCACATCGACGGGCACGCGCCGCTGGTGCGCGGCAAGGATTTGAACGGTTATCTCGCGGCTGGCATCCGCACCGATCACGAAACGACGACCGCAGATGAGGCGTTGGAAAAGCTGCGCAAGGGCATGCATATCCTCATCCGCGAAGGCTCGGTGTCGAAGGATTTGCATGCGCTTCTGCCCATTCTCACCGAGCGCAACTCGCCATATCTGTGCCTCTGCACGGACGACCGCAATCCGCTCGACATCGCCGAGGAGGGCCATATCGATCACATGATCCGCGAGGCGATCGCGCGTGGCGCGCCGCCGCTCGCGGCCTATCGCGCCGCTTCCGTCTCGGCGGCGCGGGCCTTCGGCCTGAAGGACCGTGGGCTGGTCGCGCCGGGTTATCGCGCCGATCTCGTCATTCTCGATCACCTCGAAACCTGCAAGGTCCGCAACGTTCTCTCGCGCGGGAGACTTGTCGATGACGCTCTATTTGCCGCGCGCGAGATCATTCCGCCGGTCGGGCGCGACAGCGTCAAGGCGCGCCGGGTGACGGCGGCGGATTTTGCCGCCAGGGGGAGGGGGGCGGAAACGCCCGTCATCGGCGTCGTCCCCGGCAAGATCATCACCGAACATCTCACTATGAATTTACCCATTGTTGACGGCATGCGGCAGGTCGATCTCGACCAGGATGCGGTCAAGGTGGCCGTCGTCGCGCGGCATGGCAAGAACGACAATATCGGCATCGGCTTCGTACACGGCTTTGGCATGAAACGCGGCGCGATCGCCTCTTCGGTCGGGCACGACAGCCACAACATTTGCGTGGTCGGCGCGGACGAGGCCGATATGGCGGTGGCGGTCAATCGCCTCGTCGAGATCGAGGGCGGCTTTGCCGTTGCGGACGGCGGCAAAGTAACGGCCGAACTCGCGCTGCCGGTCGCGGGGCTGATGAGCCTGGAGCCGTTCGAGGCTGTGCACGACAAGCTGGTGCATTTGCGCGCCGCCGCCAAGGCGCTCGGCGTCGTCCTGCCGGAACCGTTCCTGCAAGTCGCCTTTTTGCCATTGCCTGTCATCCCGCATTTGAAAATCAGCGATATGGGAATGGTTGACGTGGACAAATTCGCACTGCTTGAGGATTGA
- the ribD gene encoding bifunctional diaminohydroxyphosphoribosylaminopyrimidine deaminase/5-amino-6-(5-phosphoribosylamino)uracil reductase RibD, giving the protein MSSSDPDVRFMAAALNLGRRGLGQTSPNPAVGALVVKDGVIVGRGFTQPARGPHAEAEAIRDAGNAARGATLYVTLEPCNHDHGHARACTQLIIEAGLVRVVSAIEDPDKRVAGSGHQCLRDAGLEVVAGVLAEEARRANLGHILRVTEGRPMLTLKLAQTADLYAAGADDDPRLMITGEAANAYVHVVRAMHDAILVGIGTVLADDPQMNVRLAGMDGKKLLRVVLDTHLRMPLAARLIASVHEAPVLIVAGADASVEAEARLKDAGADVMRVSSGSCGLDLSAVLKALAQRRLTRVFSEGGPRVGAALIEQGFADEVGLFTSPKRLERQGYPALSATARAILADPARYRAAEHHMIGADRLDLYHRIV; this is encoded by the coding sequence GTGAGTTCGTCTGATCCGGATGTACGGTTCATGGCTGCGGCGCTCAACCTGGGCCGGCGCGGCCTTGGACAGACGTCGCCCAATCCGGCGGTCGGTGCGCTTGTCGTGAAGGACGGCGTGATCGTCGGCCGCGGTTTCACCCAACCGGCGCGCGGCCCCCATGCCGAGGCGGAGGCTATCCGTGACGCGGGCAATGCGGCGCGCGGCGCGACCCTTTATGTCACGCTGGAGCCTTGCAATCACGATCATGGCCACGCGCGCGCGTGCACGCAACTTATCATCGAGGCCGGTCTCGTGCGGGTCGTCTCGGCGATCGAGGATCCTGACAAAAGGGTTGCAGGGTCAGGGCACCAGTGCCTGCGGGACGCGGGACTCGAAGTCGTCGCGGGGGTCTTGGCCGAAGAGGCGCGCCGGGCCAATCTGGGCCACATTTTGCGGGTGACCGAAGGGCGGCCGATGTTGACGCTGAAACTCGCGCAGACCGCCGACCTTTATGCCGCAGGGGCCGATGACGATCCAAGATTGATGATCACCGGCGAAGCGGCGAATGCCTATGTCCATGTCGTCCGCGCGATGCACGACGCCATTCTGGTCGGCATCGGCACCGTTTTAGCCGACGACCCGCAGATGAACGTGCGGCTCGCGGGCATGGACGGCAAGAAGCTCCTGCGCGTCGTCCTCGACACGCATTTGCGCATGCCGCTGGCTGCGCGGTTGATTGCCTCAGTCCATGAGGCGCCGGTTTTGATTGTCGCGGGAGCTGATGCCTCTGTCGAAGCCGAAGCAAGACTCAAGGACGCGGGAGCTGACGTGATGCGCGTGTCGTCCGGCTCGTGCGGCCTCGACTTGTCCGCGGTTCTGAAGGCTTTGGCGCAACGGCGCCTGACACGCGTTTTCAGCGAGGGCGGGCCGCGGGTGGGCGCGGCGCTGATCGAACAGGGATTCGCCGACGAGGTTGGCCTGTTCACCTCGCCCAAAAGGCTTGAGCGCCAGGGGTATCCGGCATTAAGCGCCACCGCGCGCGCGATCCTTGCCGATCCGGCGCGCTACCGAGCCGCGGAACATCACATGATCGGCGCCGACCGGCTCGATCTCTACCATCGGATAGTTTGA
- a CDS encoding MGMT family protein — MKTWREKLLSLPQDTRIIPIPPKMRGRLGEGMMVVPSARAVEAALRTIRRGRLATAREIAQTLAGQYETTVGCVVTTGIVAAIIAQAADEEERMGAKRITPYWRMLKQDGELNLKYPGGLANLRTRLEAEGHIIVERGRRFFIEDYAKRLIKPPRRRI; from the coding sequence ATGAAAACGTGGCGCGAGAAGCTTCTGTCCTTGCCGCAAGACACCAGAATCATCCCGATTCCACCAAAGATGCGCGGCAGGCTGGGCGAGGGGATGATGGTGGTGCCGTCCGCGCGCGCCGTCGAGGCGGCTCTCCGGACGATTCGCAGAGGCCGTCTGGCAACAGCGCGCGAAATCGCGCAAACGCTTGCCGGGCAATATGAAACGACCGTCGGCTGCGTCGTGACGACTGGCATTGTTGCCGCAATCATTGCCCAAGCCGCGGATGAAGAGGAGCGGATGGGCGCAAAGCGAATTACGCCCTATTGGCGAATGCTGAAACAGGACGGGGAACTGAATCTGAAATATCCTGGCGGCCTCGCGAATTTGCGGACAAGATTAGAGGCCGAGGGGCACATCATTGTCGAGCGCGGCAGGCGTTTCTTTATTGAAGACTACGCCAAGAGACTTATCAAGCCACCACGGCGCAGGATTTAA